Proteins from a genomic interval of Paenibacillus sp. FSL H8-0048:
- a CDS encoding glycoside hydrolase family 43 protein produces MLGILFNPSTAAAATFTNPFIYADAPDNDVIRVGNVYYMTSTTMHMTPGVPIMKSYDLVNWEIVNYVYDTYANGDAQNLNNGQNEYGKGSWASSLRYNNGIYYVSFGSNSTGRTYIYQTSNIENGPWTSSVLGSYYHDASLLFDNGRVFLVYGADNISLIELTADAKAIKSGGISQVIIPNSSNIAGSNFIVKAEGAHIQKINGYYYVFLICWPSGSGRTQLTYRSTSLTGGYTGQVSLNDSGIAQGGIVDTPSGSWYAMLFRDSGAVGRMPYLVPVTWSGNWPVFGSGGKAPRTLNLPVEGYPVKKVYASDEFTAPSGGNGLAKVWQWNHNPDNSKWSLTQRQGFMRLTTGKVSTSLLDARNTLTQRTFGPKSTGVTALETGGMKDGDVAGLAAFQAKYGFVGVKMSGNSKSIVMVNASSGSMTEVAGVPLSQNRVYLKVLCDFTNQTDKAYFSYSLDGNNWTSIGNTLQMSYTLPHFMGYRFALFNYATKSAGGYADFDYLRLE; encoded by the coding sequence ATGCTCGGTATTCTGTTCAATCCTTCTACGGCGGCTGCTGCTACCTTTACGAATCCGTTCATTTATGCAGATGCCCCGGACAATGATGTCATCAGGGTAGGCAATGTGTATTACATGACCAGCACCACCATGCATATGACCCCCGGTGTTCCTATCATGAAGTCCTATGATCTGGTGAACTGGGAGATCGTGAATTATGTCTACGATACGTATGCGAACGGGGATGCGCAGAATCTGAACAACGGACAGAATGAGTACGGCAAGGGCTCTTGGGCCAGCAGCCTGCGATACAATAACGGGATCTACTATGTGTCCTTCGGGTCCAATTCAACCGGCCGGACGTATATCTATCAGACCTCGAATATTGAAAATGGCCCTTGGACCTCGTCGGTCCTCGGCAGCTATTATCACGATGCTTCGCTGCTGTTCGACAATGGCCGGGTCTTTCTGGTGTACGGGGCGGATAACATCAGCCTGATTGAGCTGACGGCAGATGCCAAGGCTATTAAGTCCGGCGGAATCAGTCAGGTTATCATCCCGAATTCCAGCAATATTGCCGGTTCGAACTTCATTGTGAAGGCCGAGGGCGCGCATATCCAGAAGATCAACGGCTATTATTATGTGTTCCTGATCTGCTGGCCTTCGGGAAGCGGACGCACTCAGTTGACCTACCGCTCCACCAGCTTAACCGGAGGCTACACAGGTCAGGTCTCGCTGAACGACTCGGGCATTGCCCAGGGAGGCATCGTGGACACGCCTTCCGGCTCCTGGTACGCGATGCTCTTCAGGGATAGCGGGGCGGTTGGACGGATGCCGTATCTGGTGCCGGTAACCTGGTCCGGCAACTGGCCGGTCTTCGGAAGCGGGGGTAAGGCGCCGCGGACTCTGAATCTGCCTGTTGAAGGGTATCCGGTTAAGAAAGTGTATGCATCGGACGAGTTCACTGCGCCTTCGGGTGGAAACGGATTAGCCAAGGTCTGGCAGTGGAACCACAACCCCGATAACTCGAAGTGGTCGCTGACCCAGCGCCAAGGCTTCATGCGGCTGACCACCGGCAAGGTAAGTACAAGCCTGCTGGATGCCCGGAACACGCTGACCCAGCGGACGTTCGGGCCGAAGAGCACAGGCGTGACGGCCCTGGAAACGGGCGGGATGAAGGACGGAGATGTTGCCGGACTGGCTGCTTTTCAGGCTAAATACGGCTTCGTCGGTGTGAAAATGTCCGGCAATTCCAAATCCATTGTGATGGTCAACGCCAGCTCCGGGTCCATGACTGAAGTGGCGGGTGTGCCGCTCAGCCAGAACAGAGTCTATCTGAAGGTGCTCTGCGATTTCACCAATCAGACGGATAAGGCGTACTTCTCCTATAGTCTGGACGGCAACAACTGGACATCCATAGGGAATACGCTGCAGATGTCTTATACGCTGCCTCACTTTATGGGCTACCGGTTTGCGCTGTTCAATTATGCGACGAAGTCAGCGGGCGGCTATGCTGATTTTGATTATCTGCGCCTGGAATAG
- a CDS encoding response regulator transcription factor, translating to MRILIVDDEPIILGGLVKVIGGAAPAGAEIREAGDAFEALQIMKEYMPDVTVTDLHMPEKNGFEMMEEAKENGLCERFIILTGHDDFEYARRALRYGVVDYLLKPVDKEEVARLLSRVNRNLPSMNSTDCPPHAKRILAYTRLNYMNDLSLDHLAELMNLHPNYISSLFKKVTGDTFVNYLNTTRIKEAQKLLSLHRDLPVVEIGRRVGYENKHYFNKVFKKYTGSTPGAYRDNH from the coding sequence ATGAGAATTCTGATCGTAGACGATGAGCCGATTATCCTTGGAGGGCTGGTGAAGGTGATTGGCGGAGCCGCGCCGGCCGGAGCGGAGATCCGCGAGGCGGGTGACGCCTTCGAGGCGCTTCAGATTATGAAGGAGTATATGCCGGATGTGACGGTAACGGACCTGCATATGCCGGAGAAGAACGGGTTCGAGATGATGGAGGAGGCGAAGGAGAACGGTTTATGTGAACGCTTCATTATTCTTACCGGACATGATGACTTCGAATATGCCCGCCGGGCGCTCCGCTACGGAGTAGTGGACTACCTGCTGAAGCCGGTGGATAAGGAGGAGGTAGCCCGGCTGCTAAGTCGGGTGAACCGGAATCTTCCCTCTATGAACAGTACGGACTGTCCGCCCCATGCCAAGCGGATTCTTGCCTATACCCGGCTGAATTATATGAATGACCTGTCGCTGGATCATCTGGCCGAGCTGATGAATCTTCATCCGAATTACATCAGCAGCCTGTTCAAGAAGGTCACCGGCGATACGTTCGTCAATTACCTGAATACTACCCGGATCAAGGAAGCACAGAAGCTGCTAAGCCTCCACCGGGATCTGCCGGTAGTCGAGATCGGACGCCGGGTCGGGTATGAGAACAAGCATTACTTCAACAAGGTGTTCAAAAAATACACCGGCAGCACCCCGGGAGCTTACCGTGACAATCACTGA
- a CDS encoding YheC/YheD family protein: MKEQISRISNKLTKTTVLAKKAELKRHIPETRKLSRRVLQAMLQNHQMVYIKPCCGSLGEGVIRVEQRMLRSGSRTGGSEADSGTTWSYRYQAGTRIHTFSNYSEAYQALLAETGGRSYLVQKGIRLLTYGGRPFDIRVMVQRNPQGKWEATGAAGRVAHPQKVVTNGSQGGTIYPVETLLKAYTRSGKRSDLLAEMNRLGVNCAIQLSSAYPGLKEIGLDLALDRRLTPWILEVNTAPDPCPFTKLKDTWMLERIVRYGKAYGRTYKLKCMKAKRGV, encoded by the coding sequence ATGAAGGAGCAAATCAGCCGCATATCCAATAAATTAACGAAGACAACGGTACTGGCGAAGAAGGCTGAATTAAAGCGGCATATCCCGGAGACCCGAAAATTAAGCCGGAGAGTACTCCAGGCCATGCTGCAAAACCATCAAATGGTCTATATTAAGCCCTGCTGCGGTTCGTTAGGCGAAGGGGTCATACGGGTTGAACAGCGGATGCTGCGGAGTGGTAGCCGCACTGGCGGAAGCGAAGCTGATTCGGGGACCACGTGGTCATACCGCTATCAGGCAGGGACAAGGATACACACATTCAGTAATTACAGCGAGGCATATCAAGCCCTCCTGGCGGAGACCGGGGGCCGGTCCTATCTGGTGCAAAAGGGCATCCGGCTGCTGACTTACGGCGGACGGCCGTTTGATATCCGCGTGATGGTACAGCGTAATCCTCAGGGGAAGTGGGAGGCTACAGGAGCGGCGGGACGCGTGGCTCATCCGCAAAAGGTGGTTACGAATGGCAGCCAGGGCGGAACTATCTATCCGGTGGAGACGCTGCTGAAGGCTTACACCCGTTCCGGGAAGCGCAGCGATCTGCTTGCCGAAATGAACAGACTTGGCGTGAATTGCGCCATCCAGTTAAGCTCTGCCTATCCCGGACTTAAGGAAATCGGCCTGGATTTGGCCTTGGACCGGAGGCTGACTCCCTGGATTCTGGAAGTGAACACCGCCCCCGATCCTTGCCCGTTCACCAAGCTGAAGGATACCTGGATGCTGGAGAGGATCGTCAGATACGGCAAGGCCTACGGGCGTACCTACAAGCTCAAGTGCATGAAGGCCAAGAGGGGCGTGTAG
- a CDS encoding ABC transporter substrate-binding protein, with amino-acid sequence MNKSRSFKIVAAALSMAVVLSACGGNGGNTDKPAPSGSPDAAAGGNATAQPGQVKELSLFIDAPWYPVTEWKGPVADKITEKTGVKLKVTVATDDKQLPLMIASGDLPDLVFTYSNIDRLSDSKLSYSWNELIEKYAPDFKIDKTRIAIHTMDDGKFYTVRNSFATEEEMKNSKYSLGSDGNPGIAVREDILKELGNPPIKTLDDFVKVLGMVKEKYPDMVPLIMDKDWIEQYFLAQFGTETLLDGWYEQDGKVEYAIKQPKMLDFFKFMNSLYRNGYILAENFALANDQIDDQYATNGKAFAHSYTVTTADSDNIKIKNNQGNYTFKMLPSVLSKDAKVVSSGLGFAGTFITKKNKDPETSIKFIQYLASDEGKKLTMFGVEGEHWTWNEEGHPDFKYNPSDADFVNTNGIKWWYLYNDGVTEGMLSYVPDLQKTQALMDLKSVRIYKPEIGLIQTQPDSQEKTIKTKIDEMVKNEKVKIYLAESEEAAVAAYENMLKNAENIGLQKLTDWANETYQKKKALFE; translated from the coding sequence TTGAACAAAAGCAGAAGCTTCAAGATCGTGGCAGCCGCACTCTCAATGGCCGTAGTGTTATCCGCTTGCGGCGGTAACGGGGGAAATACCGATAAGCCCGCCCCGTCCGGCAGCCCGGACGCCGCCGCAGGCGGGAATGCAACCGCCCAGCCCGGACAGGTGAAGGAGCTAAGCCTCTTCATCGATGCGCCTTGGTATCCCGTAACGGAATGGAAGGGACCGGTTGCCGACAAAATCACAGAGAAAACAGGCGTGAAGCTGAAGGTCACGGTAGCCACCGATGACAAGCAGCTCCCGCTGATGATTGCCTCGGGCGATCTGCCTGATCTGGTGTTCACCTACTCCAATATTGACCGCTTATCCGACTCGAAGCTCTCCTATTCCTGGAATGAGCTGATCGAGAAGTATGCGCCGGATTTCAAAATCGACAAGACACGGATTGCCATCCATACGATGGATGACGGCAAATTCTACACCGTACGCAACTCCTTCGCTACCGAGGAGGAGATGAAGAACAGCAAATATTCTCTGGGCAGCGACGGCAACCCGGGCATCGCGGTCCGCGAGGATATTCTGAAGGAATTGGGCAATCCGCCGATTAAGACCCTGGACGATTTCGTCAAGGTGCTGGGGATGGTCAAGGAGAAATACCCTGATATGGTTCCGCTGATCATGGATAAAGACTGGATCGAGCAGTATTTCCTGGCCCAGTTCGGCACAGAGACGCTGCTGGACGGCTGGTATGAGCAGGACGGCAAAGTGGAATATGCGATCAAGCAGCCGAAGATGCTCGATTTCTTCAAATTCATGAACAGCCTGTACCGCAATGGCTATATCCTGGCTGAGAATTTCGCTCTGGCCAATGACCAGATCGATGACCAGTATGCCACGAACGGCAAGGCTTTTGCCCACAGCTATACTGTAACCACGGCGGATTCCGATAACATCAAGATCAAGAACAATCAAGGCAACTACACCTTCAAAATGCTGCCAAGCGTGCTGTCGAAGGATGCCAAGGTAGTCAGCTCCGGGCTTGGCTTCGCCGGAACCTTCATCACCAAGAAGAACAAGGACCCCGAGACCTCAATCAAGTTCATTCAGTATCTGGCAAGCGATGAAGGCAAGAAGCTGACGATGTTCGGTGTCGAAGGAGAGCACTGGACCTGGAATGAAGAGGGCCACCCTGATTTCAAATACAATCCGTCCGATGCCGACTTTGTGAACACCAACGGCATTAAGTGGTGGTATCTCTATAATGATGGGGTCACAGAGGGAATGCTGTCCTACGTGCCTGATCTGCAGAAGACCCAGGCGCTGATGGATCTGAAGTCGGTCCGCATCTACAAGCCTGAGATCGGGCTGATCCAGACCCAGCCGGATTCACAGGAGAAGACCATTAAGACCAAGATCGATGAGATGGTCAAGAATGAGAAGGTCAAAATCTATCTGGCTGAATCGGAGGAAGCTGCAGTAGCTGCCTATGAGAATATGCTGAAGAATGCGGAGAACATCGGCCTGCAGAAGCTTACCGACTGGGCGAATGAGACCTATCAGAAGAAGAAAGCATTGTTCGAATAA
- a CDS encoding ABC transporter permease, translated as MELETQPRSPGTGGGRRSFLWKRFKKQKVLHLFVGLGMVYLLIFAYTPMFGILMAFKDYSISSGIKGIFTSDWVGLRYFDEFVHDYQFGKLVRNTLVLSLLKVIFAFPAPILLAIMLNEVKHMAFKRFVQTISYLPHFISWVVVVGVSYAFLSTDVGVVNKALLAMGFVDEPLGFLTSPNYFWGLAVGSAVWKEMGWWTIIFLAAISGISPSLYEAAEIDGAGRLARIRYITLPGMKGTIVVVLVLTIGSILGGGLVGSNFEQAYLFGNSINNPTSEIVQTYAFRVGLSDGRFSYAAAIDLIQSVISVALIFSSNYIAKRVSGSSLF; from the coding sequence ATGGAATTGGAAACACAGCCAAGAAGTCCTGGAACCGGCGGAGGCCGGCGGTCGTTTTTATGGAAGCGGTTTAAAAAACAGAAAGTACTGCATTTGTTCGTTGGACTAGGCATGGTTTATCTGCTGATCTTCGCGTATACTCCGATGTTCGGCATTCTGATGGCGTTCAAGGATTACAGCATCTCCAGCGGCATCAAGGGAATCTTCACGAGTGACTGGGTCGGGCTGAGGTATTTCGATGAATTCGTCCATGACTATCAGTTCGGCAAGCTGGTCCGCAATACGCTGGTTCTTAGTCTGCTGAAGGTCATCTTTGCCTTCCCGGCGCCGATCCTGCTGGCGATTATGCTGAACGAAGTGAAGCACATGGCCTTCAAGCGGTTCGTGCAGACGATCAGCTATCTGCCGCATTTCATCTCCTGGGTCGTGGTGGTCGGCGTATCGTATGCCTTCCTGTCCACCGATGTCGGTGTCGTCAATAAGGCGCTGCTGGCGATGGGATTTGTGGATGAACCACTCGGTTTCCTGACCAGTCCTAACTACTTCTGGGGGCTGGCGGTAGGTAGCGCGGTCTGGAAGGAGATGGGCTGGTGGACGATTATTTTTCTGGCTGCAATATCGGGGATTAGCCCCTCGCTCTATGAGGCCGCAGAGATTGACGGTGCTGGCAGGCTGGCGCGAATCCGCTATATTACCCTGCCGGGGATGAAGGGAACCATCGTAGTTGTCCTGGTACTGACCATCGGGAGCATTCTCGGCGGCGGACTGGTCGGCTCCAACTTCGAGCAGGCCTACCTGTTCGGCAACAGCATTAATAATCCCACCTCTGAGATCGTCCAGACCTACGCATTCAGGGTAGGCTTAAGTGACGGACGGTTCTCCTATGCAGCAGCGATCGATTTAATTCAATCGGTGATCTCGGTAGCGCTGATTTTCTCCAGTAACTATATTGCCAAGCGGGTATCGGGCTCCAGTCTGTTTTAG
- a CDS encoding AraC family transcriptional regulator, giving the protein MNSMEYGHSEGPIVKGNGYKPPNLHRWGPGVRDVYALHYIVSGRGYLKTGQAVYPVETGESFMIFPQTEVYYYPDPQDPWAYCWIEFSGAEALRLLAMIHISPEQPVVTAAPQDFRVMFEQVKGYQQEPYVRERSDAALHLLLSYYMEYYPSEQASLKKDYVGSAKAYIESNYWKSSLSVQDVVVYVTIERSYLFRLFKKETGLSISGYLTTVRIRRACELLAESRLSVKSLSYSVGYHDPLYFSKIFKKVTSYTPSQYRKVYREGTVSLPTADGGGA; this is encoded by the coding sequence ATGAACTCTATGGAATACGGACACAGTGAAGGTCCAATAGTAAAAGGGAACGGGTACAAGCCCCCCAATCTGCATAGATGGGGACCCGGCGTCCGGGATGTATATGCGCTGCATTATATCGTAAGCGGCAGAGGTTACTTGAAGACCGGCCAGGCGGTATACCCTGTGGAGACGGGCGAGAGCTTTATGATTTTTCCGCAGACGGAGGTGTATTATTATCCTGATCCGCAGGACCCGTGGGCGTATTGCTGGATTGAATTCAGCGGGGCGGAGGCTCTGCGCTTGCTTGCTATGATTCATATCTCACCGGAGCAGCCCGTTGTAACGGCCGCCCCGCAGGATTTCAGGGTTATGTTCGAGCAGGTCAAGGGGTATCAACAGGAGCCGTATGTAAGGGAGCGCTCGGATGCGGCGCTTCATCTGCTGCTGTCGTATTACATGGAGTATTATCCGAGTGAGCAGGCCAGTCTCAAGAAGGACTATGTAGGGTCAGCGAAGGCCTATATTGAGAGTAACTATTGGAAGTCTTCCTTGTCGGTGCAGGATGTGGTGGTCTATGTGACGATTGAGCGCAGTTACCTGTTCCGGCTGTTCAAAAAAGAGACAGGCCTCTCCATCTCCGGCTACCTGACCACCGTACGCATCCGGCGGGCCTGCGAGCTGCTGGCGGAGTCGCGGCTGTCGGTGAAGTCATTGTCTTACTCGGTCGGCTACCACGACCCGCTGTACTTCTCGAAGATATTCAAAAAGGTTACTTCTTACACGCCGTCACAGTACAGAAAGGTGTATAGGGAGGGGACGGTTTCCCTTCCAACGGCGGATGGGGGTGGGGCGTGA
- a CDS encoding carbohydrate ABC transporter permease, producing MLKSQRQKDLVFDSVIYAALFIIMLTMLYPFYYVLIASFNKGSDSLLGGVYLWPRNFTLENYRMFMDDPKWVRAFLVSVLRTVSGTLLGLLLTSIVAYGLSHRDLLFSKVYFTVIVFAMYFSGGLIPYYVVLRSLGLLNSFAVYIVPSMLSTFFLLIAISFFREIPGELKESAHMDGAGELTIFFRIILPVSTPVLATMALFMGVGQWNSWLDSAYFVQSEELRTLAFRMMEVINKSNSPMDSIAVANSASAGVTSFSLQVTSMVVSIVPIICVYPFLQKYFVHGIMLGSVKG from the coding sequence ATGCTCAAGAGCCAGAGACAGAAGGATTTAGTGTTTGACAGCGTGATTTATGCAGCCTTGTTCATTATCATGCTTACTATGCTGTACCCGTTCTATTATGTGTTAATAGCATCATTTAATAAAGGCTCAGATTCGTTGCTTGGCGGGGTGTACCTGTGGCCCCGGAACTTCACCCTTGAGAATTACAGGATGTTCATGGATGATCCCAAATGGGTGCGGGCCTTCCTGGTGAGCGTACTGCGGACCGTCTCCGGTACCTTGCTCGGACTGCTGCTGACCAGCATTGTCGCCTACGGCTTATCACACCGGGATCTGTTGTTCAGCAAGGTCTATTTCACAGTGATTGTATTCGCTATGTACTTCTCCGGCGGACTGATTCCTTATTATGTGGTGCTGCGTTCACTGGGCCTTCTCAATTCGTTCGCCGTCTACATTGTCCCGTCCATGCTCAGCACGTTCTTCCTGCTCATTGCGATCTCATTCTTCCGTGAAATTCCCGGTGAGCTAAAAGAGTCAGCGCATATGGACGGGGCCGGGGAGCTTACGATATTCTTCCGGATTATCCTGCCGGTCTCGACGCCGGTACTGGCGACAATGGCCTTGTTCATGGGGGTCGGGCAATGGAACTCCTGGCTGGATTCAGCCTATTTCGTCCAGTCCGAGGAGCTGCGCACGCTGGCCTTCCGCATGATGGAGGTCATCAACAAGAGTAACTCCCCGATGGATTCCATTGCGGTGGCGAACAGCGCCTCGGCGGGGGTGACCAGCTTTTCCTTACAGGTGACCTCAATGGTCGTGTCGATTGTGCCGATTATCTGTGTGTACCCGTTCTTGCAGAAGTATTTCGTACATGGAATCATGCTGGGTTCGGTAAAAGGCTAG
- a CDS encoding endo-1,4-beta-xylanase, giving the protein MKNRIKKVVGGLALASVLLTSVMAGNASAAITNGSKFLGNIIAGSAPSNFTTYWNQVTPENGTKWGAIEGNRNQMNWGNADMIYNYAISKNIPFKFHTLVWGSQEPNWVAGLPAAEQKAEISSFITQAGQRYAAKSAFVDVVNEPLHAKPSYRNAIGGDGSTGWDWVIWSFQQARAAFPNSKLLINEYGIIGDPSAADKYVNIINILKSRGLIDGIGIQCHYFNMDNVSVSTMNTVLNKLAATGLPIYVSELDITGDDNTQLARYQQKFPVLWNHPSVKGVTLWGYIQNQTWASGTHLVNSNGTERPALKWLKQYLGGSSALMETTDAQDLTITDSLIQPDSVVEPDPQLDLQPVLEPAPAE; this is encoded by the coding sequence TTGAAGAACAGAATTAAAAAGGTTGTGGGCGGGCTCGCCCTAGCGAGTGTCCTGCTCACCTCTGTGATGGCAGGCAATGCCAGCGCAGCAATTACCAATGGATCGAAGTTCCTGGGGAATATCATTGCAGGCAGTGCACCAAGTAACTTCACCACCTATTGGAATCAGGTCACCCCTGAGAACGGCACCAAATGGGGAGCCATTGAAGGCAATCGCAACCAGATGAACTGGGGCAATGCGGACATGATCTATAACTATGCGATTAGCAAAAACATCCCGTTTAAGTTCCATACCCTGGTCTGGGGAAGCCAGGAGCCTAACTGGGTCGCCGGCTTACCGGCAGCGGAGCAGAAGGCGGAGATCAGCTCATTCATTACTCAGGCAGGGCAGCGTTATGCGGCAAAATCAGCCTTCGTGGATGTTGTCAATGAACCGCTGCATGCCAAGCCCTCGTACCGTAATGCCATCGGCGGCGACGGAAGCACCGGCTGGGATTGGGTCATCTGGTCCTTCCAGCAAGCCCGTGCGGCGTTTCCGAATTCCAAGCTGCTGATCAATGAATACGGCATTATCGGTGACCCCAGTGCAGCCGACAAGTACGTGAACATTATCAATATCCTGAAATCCAGAGGACTGATTGACGGAATCGGCATTCAGTGCCACTACTTCAATATGGATAACGTCAGCGTCTCCACTATGAATACCGTGCTCAATAAGCTTGCTGCTACAGGCCTGCCTATCTATGTCTCCGAGCTGGATATTACCGGTGATGACAACACCCAGCTTGCCAGATACCAACAGAAATTCCCTGTGCTCTGGAACCATCCTTCCGTTAAGGGCGTAACCCTGTGGGGCTACATCCAGAATCAGACCTGGGCATCGGGTACCCATCTGGTGAATTCCAACGGCACAGAGCGCCCTGCCCTGAAGTGGCTGAAGCAATATCTGGGCGGCTCATCAGCCCTGATGGAAACCACTGACGCCCAGGACCTCACGATCACTGACAGTCTGATCCAACCGGACAGTGTGGTTGAGCCAGACCCTCAGCTCGACCTCCAGCCGGTGCTGGAACCCGCTCCGGCCGAGTAA
- a CDS encoding sensor histidine kinase, producing the protein MSIVRKMIAGYILLIFIPVVAFGYYYYSKIYDSVSGQFVESRQKILEQAYANMKADLARIDSTQRMLQYNPYVTDYLDGSYESDAESVYAYNRYINPLIIQSLNISPEIESFRIYLTKQGVLPITDRLLELSSLDAQGAGAARLLLPGQGKWIIPDPEVEAPPLVFYQNIYNNDFTEIVGLLELRVSSELIRKFYRATGGGDWTALLLPPEGKPLEREGIPAAVDDATWRRLASGEAQTYFINREVIVNQLYMKELGVRVAVIGKVSEVFRSIRSQELVMITTFAVLLALLSFAYYSLASTITKRVLRLARHMRNLNDDNLKQSVSKEDKPGRRDEISFLTETYNSMLLRMDELINNVHRAELRNKEAAYKVLQAQIKPHFLYNTLETIRMLAESNNDKEVAEISYWFGKLMRYSLSAQDDHTVLSQELETVVFYLNIHKMRLQKRLTYEVDVAVAAETLICPRFILQPLVENSIIHGAAVTLRPVHILIQAKETAEEIRISVSDSGIGIPEEQVRLIRARLSRGEEMNTQEEAEGGVGLYNVSERIKSFYGGSSRLVLESEEGKGTSLTIILSKGAAEQA; encoded by the coding sequence GTGAGCATTGTACGCAAAATGATAGCAGGGTATATCCTTTTGATTTTTATTCCGGTAGTTGCGTTTGGCTACTATTATTACAGTAAGATCTACGACTCTGTAAGCGGCCAGTTTGTGGAGAGCCGTCAGAAGATTCTGGAGCAGGCCTATGCCAATATGAAGGCAGACCTGGCCCGGATTGATTCCACGCAGCGGATGCTGCAATACAATCCGTATGTCACCGATTATCTGGACGGCAGCTATGAGTCTGACGCTGAGAGTGTATATGCCTACAACCGTTACATCAATCCGCTCATTATTCAATCACTGAATATCAGTCCTGAGATTGAGTCGTTCAGAATCTATCTGACCAAGCAGGGGGTGTTGCCAATCACAGACCGGCTGCTTGAGTTGTCGTCACTGGATGCACAGGGGGCAGGAGCTGCCCGCCTGTTGCTGCCGGGACAGGGGAAGTGGATCATTCCCGATCCTGAGGTGGAAGCGCCCCCGCTGGTGTTCTATCAGAATATATATAACAATGACTTTACCGAAATTGTGGGACTGCTGGAGCTGCGGGTCAGCAGCGAGCTGATCCGCAAGTTCTACCGGGCGACCGGCGGAGGGGACTGGACCGCGCTGCTTCTGCCGCCGGAGGGCAAACCGCTGGAGCGGGAAGGCATTCCCGCAGCGGTGGACGATGCCACCTGGAGAAGACTGGCCTCGGGAGAAGCACAGACCTATTTTATCAACCGGGAGGTCATTGTTAATCAGTTATATATGAAGGAACTGGGTGTACGTGTCGCCGTCATCGGCAAGGTATCCGAGGTGTTCCGCTCCATCCGGAGCCAGGAGCTGGTGATGATTACGACCTTTGCGGTGCTGCTTGCGTTATTGTCGTTCGCCTATTACTCACTGGCTTCAACGATTACGAAGCGCGTTCTCCGGCTCGCCAGGCATATGCGCAATCTGAACGATGACAACCTGAAGCAGTCGGTCAGCAAGGAGGATAAGCCGGGCCGCAGGGATGAGATCAGCTTCCTGACCGAGACCTATAATTCAATGCTCCTGCGCATGGATGAGCTGATCAACAATGTCCACCGGGCCGAGCTGCGCAATAAGGAAGCCGCTTACAAGGTGCTTCAGGCCCAGATCAAGCCGCATTTTCTCTATAATACGCTGGAGACCATCCGCATGCTGGCCGAATCGAACAACGACAAGGAAGTGGCGGAGATCTCTTACTGGTTCGGGAAGCTGATGCGCTACAGCCTGTCCGCACAGGACGATCATACCGTTCTCTCCCAAGAGCTTGAGACGGTGGTCTTTTACCTTAATATTCACAAAATGCGGCTGCAAAAAAGACTCACCTATGAGGTCGATGTCGCTGTGGCTGCCGAGACCCTGATCTGTCCAAGATTCATCCTTCAGCCGCTGGTCGAGAATAGTATTATTCACGGAGCTGCCGTGACGCTGCGGCCGGTCCATATTCTGATTCAGGCCAAGGAGACGGCGGAGGAGATCCGAATCAGTGTATCCGACAGCGGTATTGGTATTCCTGAGGAACAGGTGCGGCTTATTCGCGCCCGGTTATCCCGCGGGGAAGAGATGAATACTCAGGAAGAGGCGGAGGGAGGCGTGGGCCTGTATAATGTCAGCGAGCGGATTAAATCATTTTATGGCGGGTCCTCACGGCTGGTACTTGAGAGTGAGGAGGGCAAGGGGACCAGCCTGACCATCATCCTATCGAAAGGGGCGGCAGAGCAAGCATGA